The window gattttggtgaaggaagaagaaaatgatacgGTAGTGGagccagcatcgatcgacgcgatccaactgcatcgatcgatgccaactCAAtcaagcgtcgatcgacacaatgtcagcatcgatcgacacaccccacGAACAGCTCTATTTTCCGTTCCAGTTCCAAAAATCGATTCAAAAAAAGCttataagcctaaggttccttttcctaagcctaggaggtctaagcaggagcttgaggaagctagatgcaaggctatgatggacaaggtaatgattgagatgcctttgattgatgcagtgaagttttctcctgggattaagcggtgtgtgaagaggatggtcaccaatggtttgagccttAAGGAAGGAGCAATgcttacaaaagatgtcagtgcaattctatTGAATCAacctccacagaggaagaaagagaggaagcaggaagtggttgtctctaagaaagtgagtgcaatgattCATAGTAGGATTGaaaagaagttaccagatcctggaagctttgtacttgattgctctatctctgcagaacggtttgctcactcactttgtgatcttggttctagtatCAACTTCATGCCCCATtttgttgctgtgagacttgggatgacggATTTCAAGCTAACTAAGATCTCtattatcttagctgatcgatccagaaggattcctgaaggtgtcttagaggatattccaatcaagattggagattgcatgattcccactgactttgtggtgttgaagtatgacaaagagcctagtgatcctctcatcttaggacgctctttcttggctacagctggtgccatcatagatgtgaagaagggacacatagctctgaatgtagatgatttggttatgaactttgagatggacaagctgagaagggcTCCTACAATTGATGGTTCTACATTTTGTATGGAAATTATTTCTGATGACGATCCGATCATAGAGCTTCATGGAGACATTATTGCTGGGTATGTCAAGGAGTTGGAGACTGTTGAGAAAGTGagtaagcaagctgttaagcttgaagattggagtggagatcatctaatcagtactagagatcatgatgaggttctgatccatgaAAAGTCGATGGTAGAGGATGTTTTTGTATtggaaacacggattgctgAGGTTAGTTGCAGAATCGTTGAGGAAACACGAGTTGCATgctcagcatcgatcgatgcagctgttgcatcgatcgacacacctccaCGAGAACGTCCAGACTTGTCCAAAACCAaagattctcgagttgattccttagctgcaagtcctagaccagttgtaaagctgaaatctcaccattctaCAATCAAGAAcccacaggtaaggccaaggtatgcatctccttctcctaaacttcctcctttcattaataagaatttcaaaggtacaaaaactgttttgcagttaaccaagccacgagattatcgtagagcgcttgtttcttctgttgatgattttgcaagacttaaaaaaaaaaccacccaTATCTCAGTCCCGCCCTGGTCcggttcctcacatccttggcagatctcATGTACCTACTGCCtacacaccaccttggatgaagaggaaattctctcggaagcattcattgccatgttctgatccacCGAATGCttgagatccgacacagtcaagctaatgactgaaaacaagcgcttagtgggaggcaacccactcataggtttttcttttccacgtAAATtaagtcatttttattcttgctttgagttagtttgaatttgtattgaattatgaacttctatctatcatgttgcgtttaatcttgtgtttgagtgattcttagcagtgctaacatccaaggaacaagaaaaacacaaattaatcgcAGCTAACTCAAGAGTAATGTTCGAACTCTCTGCATCTGCAGaatgcatcgactgacacaccatcagcatcggtcgacacaaaacATCCGGAATTGTTAACcgattttgttcacaatttcaatacttattcgtttttgtttatttttcttcgccaatctcttacttgataacattGGGGatagtgttgtttaagtctgggggaggcagttactaactatgtttttgtttttgagagtgagtcgaaaaaaaaaacaaaaaaattgttttattaagtcaaaatttttgtttgaaactttgatttttctttttagtgtgcTGCCTTGGTtaattaatgctgcagattgaatccacaaatccgactaatgaaaaatccaaaggcTGACCAGTGAACCAAAGACATCCggatttccaacagaatccataaaagcctgaggtaattttttgtacttttctttttacctcatcaaagagattgatgttcataaaGCTTCACTCTTTGTTCATACCTGCCAAGTAAGATTTCAAAAggaaatggtactcctctcccttattcaagttaaaaaaaaatcttgagagctttgtttaaaaaaataaaaataaataaaagatgaaatgattttgatcagtttagagagctaggtaaattacctgtaacctcattattctattcttgagtcaaatgatcacacaaagtctggaagcgaggggtaggtaaattaccaatgaccccattattcgcctacacctttgagaaagaaaaaaaacaaaaaaacaacaaaacaaagctcaaagtaagattaaataaaataagtctgggggagagaaagagtaccactgGTGTTAACgatttgtcttgcttgttatggtatagtacgagaatgagtctagaaggttcttgacattgatcaaattgatgagacccactaatgaaggcttaatggaggaagtagtggaatttggtttgaatttgggatgctacgaaattcaacggagaagtacatggtggttcgatttggatttatctgctaagcataaggattatggtttggatgatcatggcaatactttaaaaagaaaaggagtttctgcgttttcaaacctctttcacatgtctaaatttatgttttgcttgagggcaagcaaaggttaagtctgggggagttgatatatcatggtttttaggtgtttttagccatgatataagtcttatttatagaatctttttggtatttttagaggttttttagtctttataggatttagcatggatgggagcataatggagctaaataggaggatttggagtataatcaagcattgaggctgagctacgaagttgggagacCAGTTCAAAagtaagcatcgatcgatgcagtgtgCACAAGACAAATcagaagttttcccacaagttttgaagatttacagaaCCACcccaaagtttttcatatttgcatcattagtccctggacgtgttttaggaatataaatatgatttttatggtcattgtttaaacctaagctttatttttcctgcaacttttgagagaaaaaatcctgagagattttagagagtttttggagagaagaatcaagactcctttctcagaagattcagaactccttttctactTCGTTTAATCtattaatgctatctattttattcatgatttgtgttcttacaattatgtctgagtagatctgcttgttaggtttagggtttctcattaagaatttcatggattgttagattaattaattgtttggattcattatctttcttgttcttcaccataggttgttcttaatgctagatctttgattagtcatctggatttagatgttaggattattaattgatatgggaatataattgattttcctgacaaaaacctttggtgagcaaaattactttttgccaagagattttaattagtgattttgtgaacttatctaaacttgattttattgctggtttttaacttgaattttgcaaagagatttggattttcgagttttaaaacttagataatatttgcattgagaactgatttattttacaattgtgtttagagttcaagaacggtgcttaattgttgaatccagcttgcttaattaattgatctgattttctatgatttcctgagaatttccctaggcctagcgtttaatccttctaaattttaaaactcttttattttctgtttaatcttgcaatttaattacaatatttctgtttagcataattaaaagattattaaatctattgtgtgaatctagagtctatgtggattcgatccctaattactacaattgatctcttaatttgagagagtaccTCATGGTTAAATCTGATGAACCCACCTAATAATTGTCCCTGTAATGTTTAACAACTGTAGCATGAGCAAGAAGCTGGTTATGTGCAACAAGATAGGGTTCTATTTACGAATTTCCGCCTTAACATATTTTGTCAATCTTAGGAGAACATCGACCGGGTGCATCAGTTCCCAACGCATATCTTCTCGTAGGAACTGTGTAGAGCTGGTTAATAGTGATCCAGTTCTTTACCCTATCACCAAATCTCTCGAAACACAGATCTGCATAATCTTTGAAATCTTCTCTGCACATTTTATCGAATTATATTTTCGTTAATGCAAGATCAAATATTTATagaattatgttttctttataagcAAAATGGCATCAAAAAACATACATGATCATCGTCTTGTTCAAGAAACCTTCATATTCATCTTGCAGTATTTGAGGAAGGTCCCAGTGAAAGAGGGTAACAAAAGGCTCTATACCCTTATTTTTGAGGCCATCGATGAGATCGCTGTAGTACTTATACCATCTTCGTTGATTCCCTACTCATCTTTCCTTCTGCTCATATCTATAGATATCACATATATTTACACTTCAAAATAGTAACAATAACATATAcgacatataatatataaatcaataaagGTATACATACGTGGAAGGATCCTTGACCACGCCAAGGAGAACCTGCAGCCAGTAGTGTTGAGTTCGCTCATCACGTCTATATCTTTCtgtagtttatattttacaatggCATGTAAATCCACACATAGTTGTAGGTAATTCAGTGAGTACATTAGCAAGCATATAAATTGGGGAATTAACCTGCCAATACGTATATGAGTCACAAGTAGTGTCTCCATTCTTCAAATCGGCTCCTCCTTTCTCTGATAGCgttataaaaatcattataaatatatagaaacatataaacaacattCCTCTCATATAGCTATGTAAGTTTTTAATCGAAAGAAACCATGCAACGACAAACCTGGGTATCGGTGAGGTGTAGCCATCCAAAACATTAAGTCCACGACCTCTACCACCTTCGatctgaaataaaaagaaaaaaccatgCAACGTTTGATTTAGTGTTAGTGGGATTTTCTTTACGTCAAATGTGGGTTATCTGAACAGAATGAGTGATTTGCATGTTACATACCTGGTAAGCAGAAGATGCAACACCGAAGATGAAGTCTTTATCGAAGTTGAGTCTATTGAAACATTCAGTTTGGCTACATGTGAATGGCTCATTCTCCTCGCAGGTAATATCTTCAGCTTTGCAAGTCACCACAGACAATAGGAAAACTAATCTGAGCGCAAGAAGCTTCATAGTTAATATGTTGATGTATCTGTTAAGTTGCATGGAAGCTTTGTGCCAATCTAGGGTTAATATAGCCATGCAAACCCACTATCCCTCTCTTTTTCCTATTCTacgctttctctctctcctttttctttccaaaaccaTTGATCAGGGTATTTCGGTAATGTTCTCCTCTCCCCTCTGTCCTACTCAGAATTCTATTTCTACTATTGTCTATCTCACAACACTCtctttttctattataaatagtctttgttgtttttgacaATTAAGTTTCAGAAACGTATTAAAAtgctaacaaaccctaaaaaaacaGGATACatattattgaataaaatgagaaatatcTAAGTTGTTATTACAAAATAACATAGTATTGATAATATTACGAGTTAAAATTTAGCGTATAATTTTATTCAACGTATCTTGAAATCattaaggtttttgttttacatatacTTTTGTTCAACGTATCTTGGAAAAATTATTCGGCTAGGCAAAGCATGTATCAAAGCTTGAAAAAATTAGTTTACGTAGTTGGTCTTTAGAAATATTTTGTAGTATTCGAACTAGAGAAACACCATAAAATATTAATGccatatttaagaaaattaaaattacattcACCACCACGAGCCTCACCGGTCACCGCTGACACCGCATATCATATGGGATTGGGGCCGCTCGATGGTCTTTCACATGAAACTAGAAACTCTCTCTCCGAAAcgcaaaataacatttttttgcctttttaaaTTGTTACTATATAAATTGTACATTTGGAGGTGCTTTATCAtctgaaaagttttttttttttactttgaacaCACCTGAAAagttcataatttcatagtgcTTTAAATtcttggttatttatatttaagctTTAGAAaaacacattatatatatatatatttgtcaacatataaataaccaaaaatttataattaacccaaaaaaatttcattccTATGTCAATATATCATCAGCCCAAGCACGGGTAATTTCATTTTTCCGCCATCATTGGTGCTATAAATCTCAGAACCTTAAAGACTCTATGTAACAACTTGGAACTAGAATTTGGTATTTTATGAGTTTGTGTCGAGTCGAGCCACAAGGTTTAATTTATATGTTggattattttctaattttcagaACCATATTTTGCTttataataatgaaattattttttgactAAGTGTTAATCACAGCTTTAAGTGTGTTTTTGTGGagtttttcttgtatttttttttaaatatattccaTGCATTTTCATCTATTTAGAGCATGTTTAGAATATACATGCATGTATTACATTCATCATTTATAGGTGTTGGAGCATGTGTCCTGAAGATTAGAGTTTGAAGAGGAGGTATggaacacaaaaaaacaagaatcaatgaaatgagttgaagaagaaccaaagaaataaaaagagaggGAGAAAAAGACACATTGGATATTTAGAGCTTCTCCAACGGTGGATTTAGCGAGGTTCGTATTACagattgtaattaaaaataaatcagaattaataaaaagataagAGTTGCCTCTTATTTAGTAAGTTTAAGAGTTGGCTCTTATTAGATACGTTGAGttggtttttaatataaaaacaagtttttttttctctttctttctctttctcttctctttttcgcGATACTCTTAACCCAAAACGTagagattttttattaaaaaaaaagaacatggcAATCGGAGGTTTTGATAAACCAATCACTAATCAgaaattttgattaatcaatcggaaatcaaacattttgattaatcaatcggaaatcaaacattttgattAACCAATCGGAACGACATATCAGCACTTCAGATTAAGTGATAAGTTTGAATGTGAATGCGTTGAGTCCTATCCACCAAATCAAAGCGTTACCTTCGCCAGCTCGCAGATTTTGATTAACCAATCTCGATTATACAGATAATTTCCTTTCTCTGATTATATGGATTCTTGTTTAGTAAAGGTatagaaattagggttcttcaaaATCTGTTTCCATCTGTGTTCATTCCATTACGGTCCAATATCCtttaaagaataaaacaaaaagagtttgTATGATCCCATGGGCCAGGTTCATGTCTTCCATGTTCCATCCTCCCATCAATATGCAGACATCTTCACAAAAGGTCTTCCTACATCTCTGTTTCAAGATTGCAAGTCCAGTCTTAACGTTCATTCTCATCACGGTTCGACTGCGGGAAGATATTAGAATAGAAATACATATATTCTTTTGTGTATATTAGGAAACTTAGTTAATAGTCCCTAACCGCTACTTTGTACAGCTAATCCTATATAATCTTATGAATACAGTGACACCAATCATCAATTGGATTAAcctaatcaaacaaaatcagtttGGTTGGGTTCTAATATAACCAAACAGTAAACCAGCAAACACCAAcccttgttttctttcttgtttaacTTGCAGCCTCCCACCTTTttccacaaaaccaaaaaagaggaaatatatatatatatatatatatgttgggtTCATTCAATTTTGTGCATATTGGTTTTGTCGCGTTCATTCAATTTTGTGCAGATTGGTATTGTTGTGTTCTTTCCCTTCCAACACAATATGATGTCGTAAGAAAAAGTAATTATGGATATTAATCATCTTTTATTAGTTAGGTGTTTTATTCACTTTCAGTACAGTAGAAGAAGCTCGTTATCTATGGAGCAAGTAAAAAGAGGAGACATGAAGACGATTTTGATGAGCATAAAGTGGTTAGAAGTCTATCATGCATCTGCGAGCCTCTTCCGATCACGGTTCTTGAAGGGGAGGCTAGAGCGGAGGAGATCTTGGTCGGCAGGGTCATTGGAGCTAACGTTTATGAACTGCTGGAACCATTTCCCAGATGCTTTGAGGTCTCTATCAGCGGTGACATTGTTGAAATCAACGTAACTGAGTCCAAATCTGACGGTAAAGCCATTGCAGAATTCGTAATTATCCCCAAGAGACCAAGCAAAGTATCCTCTCACGTTGACACCCTTCTCCCTAGAAACAAGAACAACCATTAATTATTAAAGGCGTACGACTGatcatatataaagaaaaatggaagaagagTAGTATCCACTCACTTGATGACCTTACGGAGAAAACAAAGATGACTGCATAGATAATCAATCCTCTTGTAATCGGCCATAGCCTCGTCAAGCGGTTGATCACCGGGGCTACTAATTCCTAATATGTACAAGTACACAATCTTCATGTAAATTTCCTGGACCAACTCTGAAATACATTTAACTTGTATAAATGTGTAATAGAGTAGAACTAACCGTTCTCGGTGATATATATTAAAGGGTcaccatatttgtttttgtaatactCCATTACGTCGTAAATGCCTTTTGGGTAGTAATAGGCTCCTTTACTGAACTGAGAAAGcgaatatatatagaaaaatcagaagaaTGCACATGGATAttattttccattaaaaaagaatgaataaGGGTGGACCATGCATGCATACCAATGGACCAATGGGCTCACCCTTTGCATTTTTATCTGCAAAGTACATATAAttcttaaaataattgataGTCACAAAATGTTGTAACTGAAAAAATGTAGAAATGTTGTAACTAAGTGTGGGAATAGATTGGTACATGTGAGAACTGCTTTTGAGTCCATCATAGCAGTGTGTTCGTCCCAAGGAACTACTGTGTCATCGTTTTGGGCGTACTGAGTGAAGTAATAGTTGAGAccaagaaaatcatatgaacccTTTACAAGTTTGGCTTCTGTTTCGGTGAACTCTGGAAGCCGTTCACCCACAAGTTTCCTCATGATGTCTGGGTATTTACCCTTTGTTAGCGGCTCCATGAACCTGATATACATGCATacttttcattacttttttatatatacaatattgtaTAAACAATTTGATTCGTGGATATGTATACCATCCATGGAAAAATTCTTTAGACCGATAAGTTGCCTCTTTGCTCTCTGGAGTGTCATCAAACGGAAGAAACCCTCTAGTTATCATCACAGGTCCAATCATCCCTCCTTGGTCCTGTGGTTACGCAAATATATACACAATGATAATCTAATTAGAATCACATGCATGCATGTTACGTACGTTAGACTACACCTTCTACAAATTAAATGGAGACCTAGCTCACCTTATATTTTGTCCTGTAAAGATCCACGGCCGTGGCATGAGCAAGAAGCTGGTGATGTGCAACGATATAGGGTTCGGTTGACGAGTTTCCGCCGTAACATCTTATATCATGCGTAGGAGAACATCGACCAGGTGCATCTGTTCCCAATGCATATCCTCGCGTAGGTACTGTGTAAAGCTGGTTGATTGTTATCCAGTGCTTTACCCTATCACCAAATTTTTCGAAACATAGATCCGCGTAATCTTTGAAATCATCACTGCACGTATTATAGTTAGATTTCATTAATGTACGATCATATCGTTATATGCTTTCGTCATTCTTAATAAGCAGCGTAGCATAAATGACATACATGATCGGTCTGTTCAAGAAACCTTCATACTCATCTTGTAGTGTTTGAGGAAGGTCCCAGTGAAAGAGGGTAACGAACGGCGTTATATTCCTTGCTATGAGGCCGTCTATAAGACTGTTGTAGTAGTCAATACCACCTTGGTTCACTCCTCTACTCCTCTTTCCTTCTgctcatatatatcatatatttactCTTCCAAACAACTACAAtcgaatattatatatatatattatatatatatatatatatatatacatggatcAATAATGTATACATACGTGGAAGGATTCTTGACCACGCGAAGGAGAATCTGTAGCCAGTAGCATTGAGTTCGCCCATCACGTCTAAATCTTTCTAcagtttatatttatacaatCCCATGTCAATCCACACATAtataagttaatatatatagataatttattGAGTACATTAGCAAGCATATATAAGAGGAATTAACCTGCCAATATGTATATGAGTCACAAGTAGTGTCTCCATTCTTCAAATCGGCTCCTCCTTTCTCTGATAGCGTAATAATGAACCactatgaatatatatatataaacatgcaTATGGCCAACATTCTTCTCGTATATATAAGCTTTCATAGATTGAGACCATGCAAATAACAAACCTGGGTATCGGTGAGTGAATCCANNNNNNNNNNNNNNNNNNNNNNNNNNNNNNNNNNNNNNNNNNNNNNNNNNNNNNNNNNNNGTAGTTTTGTTTCTACTTTTCAGACTGCCTTGCTCTTCAATCGACCAAATCATTAAGGAAACTGTTGCATTCTTTTATTCAGTTGTGAATTGTTGTTTTACTATCTATCGTTTTCTCTATAGAACATGAAGGAACACCATTAATTGTATTTATTCAACGTTCGCACAAAACCAGAACTGCATGCATCAAGATTCGTATTCGAGCATCTTTCTTTATCGGGAGGTTTGTATTTCggagattttatatttttttagtattaaaaagtacttttaaaaaaataagaactttttgttttgttaattaaaattatactcCTCCAATCGTAAACTCTAAGTGCGATTCTTACTacttagttttgaaaaa is drawn from Camelina sativa cultivar DH55 chromosome 8, Cs, whole genome shotgun sequence and contains these coding sequences:
- the LOC104709410 gene encoding myrosinase 1-like, which translates into the protein MGELNATGYRFSFAWSRILPQGKRSRGVNQGGIDYYNSLIDGLIARNITPFVTLFHWDLPQTLQDEYEGFLNRPIIDDFKDYADLCFEKFGDRVKHWITINQLYTVPTRGYALGTDAPGRCSPTHDIRCYGGNSSTEPYIVAHHQLLAHATAVDLYRTKYKDQGGMIGPVMITRGFLPFDDTPESKEATYRSKEFFHGWFMEPLTKGKYPDIMRKLVGERLPEFTETEAKLVKGSYDFLGLNYYFTQYAQNDDTVVPWDEHTAMMDSKAVLTYKNAKGEPIGPLFSKGAYYYPKGIYDVMEYYKNKYGDPLIYITENGISSPGDQPLDEAMADYKRIDYLCSHLCFLRKVIKEKGVNVRGYFAWSLGDNYEFCNGFTVRFGLSYVDFNNVTADRDLKASGKWFQQFINVSSNDPADQDLLRSSLPFKNRDRKRLADA